The following proteins are co-located in the Procambarus clarkii isolate CNS0578487 chromosome 4, FALCON_Pclarkii_2.0, whole genome shotgun sequence genome:
- the LOC138370556 gene encoding protein IWS1 homolog: protein MGIQVLIYFHFLVTLSFGYGVLAVTGGSPREAATRGSPREVAHERQPREAATRGSHERQRREPATRGSHERQRREPATRGSHERQRREPATRGSHERQRREPATRGSHERQPREAATRGSHERQPREAATRGSHESQPREAATRGSDESQPREAATRGSHERQPREAATRGSHERQPWEAATRGSHERQPREAATRGSDERHLREPATRGSHERQPREAATRGSHERQRREAPTRDGTNPKDAGESWCQVPEALRHTLENRRKQIPFPLHKVKRA from the coding sequence ATGGGGATACAGGTACTCATTTACTTTCATTTTCTGGTCACTCTGTCTTTTGGATATGGCGTGTTGGCAGTCACGGGAGGCAGCCCACGAGAGGCAGCCACGAGAGGTAGCCCACGAGAGGTAGCCCACGAGAGGCAGCCACGAGAGGCAGCCACGAGAGGCAGCCACGAGAGGCAGCGACGAGAGCCAGCCACGAGAGGCAGCCACGAGAGGCAGCGACGAGAGCCAGCCACGAGAGGCAGCCACGAGAGGCAGCGACGAGAGCCAGCCACGAGAGGCAGCCACGAGAGGCAGCGACGAGAGCCAGCCACGAGAGGCAGCCACGAGAGGCAGCCACGAGAGGCAGCCACGAGAGGCAGCCACGAGAGGCAGCCACGAGAGGCAGCCACGAGAGGCAGCCACGAGAGCCAGCCACGAGAGGCAGCCACGAGAGGCAGCGACGAGAGCCAGCCACGAGAGGCAGCCACGAGAGGTAGCCACGAGAGGCAGCCACGAGAGGCAGCCACGAGAGGCAGCCACGAGAGGCAGCCATGGGAGGCAGCCACGAGAGGCAGCCACGAGAGGCAGCCACGAGAGGCAGCCACGAGAGGCAGCGACGAGAGGCACCTACGAGAGCCAGCCACGAGAGGCAGCCACGAGAGGCAGCCACGAGAGGCAGCCACGAGAGGCAGCCACGAGAGGCAGCGACGAGAGGCACCCACGAGAGACGGAACAAACCCTAAAGACGCAGGAGAATCCTGGTGTCAAGTTCCTGAAGCGCTTAGACATACGCTGGAAAATAGGAGAAAGCAAATACCATTCCCTCTCCACAAAGTTAAGAGAGCATAA